The window CAGCAGCACGACCGCGGTCGCGGCCGCCAGGTAGAACGCCCAGTAGTGGGTGAGGGCCAGGGTGCCCGACAGGACGGCGACCGCGGCGAGGCGGGCGGGCGTCGCCCGCTCGGCGGCCGCCGTCACGGCCAGCCAGCCGAGCAGCACCAGCACCATCACCAGCGAGTACATGCGGGTCTCGGTGGCGTAGCGGACGGCGTAGGGGTTGGTGGCCAGCACCACCAGCCCGGCGACGGCGGCGGCGCGCCCGCCCACCCGCCGGGCCACGAGCCAGGTGAGCGGCAGGGTGGCGACGGCGAAGACGCCCGACAGGGCCCGCACGGCGACGTCGGACTGCCCGAACACGGCCATCCAGCCGTGGAGGAGGAAGTAGTAGAGCGGCGGGTGGCCGTCGTGGCGCAGCGCCGCGGGGATGTCGCCGAGCGGCAGCTTGGCGATGTTGACCGACATGGCCTCGTCCAGCCACAGCGGCGAGGTGGTGACGAACCGCAGCACCACGCCGACGGCGACGAGGCCGGCGACGGCCGCCCAGACGAGGCGCCCGGCGGCGGTGGTGGCCGGCGAGGCGCCGGCGGTAGCCTGCCCGGAGCGAGGCGGCGCGCCCGCGGCGGCGGCCGGGGCGCGACTCGTCACGGGCACGCCGGGCACTGTACCGGCGGCCCCCGTGCGGTCCGTCGACCCTCCCCCGGGCCCGGGCCCGCCCTCGCGTACACTCCCCCAACTCCACGGAAAGCGACCGAGACCCCCATGCCGCCTGCCGACAAGCCGGGCAACGTCGTCGTGATCGGGGCCGGACCGGCCGGCCTCACCGCCGCCTACCAGCTGGCCAAGCACGGCGTCCCCTCCACCGTCCTCGAGGCCGACACCGTCGTCGGCGGCATCAGCCGCACGGCCGAGCGGGACGGGTGGCGCTTCGACATCGGCGGCCACCGGTTCTTCACGAAGGTGGGGGCCGTCGAGCGGCTCTGGCACGAGATCCTGCCGGACGAGGACTTCCTGCTGCGGCCCCGGATGAGCCGCATCTACTACAACGGCAAGTTCTTCGACTACCCGCTGAAGGCCGGCAACGCGCTGCGCAACCTGGGCCTGCTCGAGGCCGTCCTGTGCGTCGCCTCCTACGTGTGGGCCCGCATCCGCCCGCCGAAGGACCAGTCGAACTTCGAGGGCTGGGTGACGGCCCGCTTCGGCGCCCGCCTCTACCGCATCTTCTTCAAGACCTACACCGAGAAGGTGTGGGGGGTGCCGGCCCACGAGATCCAGGCCGACTGGGCGGCGCAGCGCATCAAGAACCTGTCCCTGTGGAAGGCGGTGATGAACGCCGTCCTCCCGAAGCGCAACCAGAAGGAGATCACCTCCCTCATCGAGGAGTTCCAGTACCCGAAGCACGGCCCCGGGATGATGTGGGAGCGGTGCAGGGAGCTGGTCGAGGCGGCCGGCACCAAGGTGCAGATGGGCACGACCGTGCGCCGCATCCGCCACGAGGGGGGCCGGGCCGTGGCCGTGGAGGCCGAGACCGGCGGCGCGGTCACGACCTACCCGGCCGACGAGGTGATCTCGTCGATGCCGATCACCGCCCTGCTGCGGGCCATGGACCCGCCGGTGCCCGACGAGGTGCGCGCCGCGGCGGACGACCTCCACTACCGCGACTTCCTCACGATCGCCCTGGTCGTCCCGGCCGAGGACGGGTTCCCGGACAACTGGATCTACGTCCACGACCCGAACGTGCGCCTCGGCCGCATCCAGAACTTCGGCTCGTGGTCGCCGTACATGGTCAAGGACGGGCGGACCTGCCTCGGCCTCGAGTACTTCGTGTTCGAGGGCGACGACCTGTGGACCTCGAAGGACGAGGACCTCGTGGAGCTGGGCAAGCGGGAGCTCGCCGCCCTCGGCCTCGTGCAGCCGGGGCGGGTGGAGTCCGGCTACGTGGTCCGCATGCCCAAGGCCTATCCGGTCTACGACGACCGCTACCGGGCCAACGTCGAGGTGCTGCGCCGGTGGCTCGAGGCCAACGCGCCGAACGTGCACCCCGTCGGCCGCAACGGCATGCACAAGTACAACAACCAGGACCACTCGATGTACACGGCGATGCTGACCGTCGAGAACATCCTGTTCGACGCCGGGCACGAGATCTGGCAGGTCAACGTCGAGGCCGAGTACCACGAGGAGCGGGCCGGCGAGGGGCCGGAGGACGCCGGCACGGGGCGCGACGCCCCCGTCATCCCCCGGGACGTGATGGCCCGGGCGGCGGCGGAGCGGGCCACCCGAGCACCAGGCTGAACCGCACCTCGGGCCCGCCGCCGACCGACTCGGCCACGGGCGCCGGGACCAGCCACCGCACCTCGCCCGGCGCCGGCCGGTCGACCGGGACGCGGGTGGTCGCCACCCGCTCGGGCTCGCCGGGGACGGTCACCCGCACGGCCACCTCGGCGAGGGTCGGCCCGTCGGGGAGGGAGACGGTCGCCGTGCCGCCGCCGGTCGCCAGCGAGAGGCCGGCGGGCGTGGCCGCCAGCTCGAGCGAGGACGGCGCCACCGGCACGGGCACGGCCGCCTCGTCGCCGCCGGCCCGCACCACCGCGGTGACGGCGGTGGCCTCGGGCGGTGGCGTGACCCGGAGGGAGGCCGTGAGCGCCGGGCCGGCGGCCAGGTCGACCGGGATGGCCTCCGGCCGGCCGACCAGAAGGCCGTTCGACAGCGACCCGACCTCGACGGTGGCCCGGACGAGCGGGCGGCCGCCGGCCAGGGCGGCGATGCCGGCGAGGTCGGTGTCGGCCGGGTCGGCGGTCACGTAGTCCGGCCCCGGCCCGGGGTCGAGGCGGCGGAGGTCCTCGAAGGGGGCGTCGAGGTGGTCGGCGTTGACCAGGACGAGGGCGCCGCCGGCGGTGAGCTCGTCGAGCCGGTCGGCGAAGGCCACCCACTGGTCCTGCTCCTCTCCGACGAGGTCGAGGCGGTGGGCCAGCGGGAACGCCTGGACGGCGACGGCGGCCACCACGGCGGCGGCCACGAGCAGCGGCCCCCGGCGGGCGCCCAGCCAGCCGTCGAGCCCGGCGCCGGCGAGGGCGGCGACGGGGGCGAGCGCGGCGACGAGGTAGAAGGGCCCGACCCGGTCGTAGATCGACAGCCCGGGGTCGGACACGACGTACCACGAGCCCCAGAAGGCGAGCATGGCGACGGGCACGGCGGCGGCCAGCGCCACGGGGAGCGGCCAGCGGACCCGGCGGCGGGCCGCGGCCCACCCGGCAGCGGCCAGCACGGAGAGCGGCGCGACCACCCAGGTGGCGAACGAGCCGAGCCCGAGTCGCAACCCGTCCCACGCCTCGCCCGGCCCGTACTCGTAGGCCGGCGCGCCGGGCAGCACCCGGCGGGTGCCGAAGCCCAGCGTGTCGGACGGGGTGAGCGAGAACGGCAGCCGCCAGGGCGCGCCGACGTACACCCAGTCGAACACGGCGATGCCGGCGGCGAAGGGGACCAGGCCGGCGCCGACGGCGGCGAGCGCGGGGACCACCGGTCGACCGGCCCGGCGCCGGGTGACGGCCACCCAGGCGACGACCACG of the Acidimicrobiales bacterium genome contains:
- a CDS encoding NAD(P)/FAD-dependent oxidoreductase codes for the protein MPPADKPGNVVVIGAGPAGLTAAYQLAKHGVPSTVLEADTVVGGISRTAERDGWRFDIGGHRFFTKVGAVERLWHEILPDEDFLLRPRMSRIYYNGKFFDYPLKAGNALRNLGLLEAVLCVASYVWARIRPPKDQSNFEGWVTARFGARLYRIFFKTYTEKVWGVPAHEIQADWAAQRIKNLSLWKAVMNAVLPKRNQKEITSLIEEFQYPKHGPGMMWERCRELVEAAGTKVQMGTTVRRIRHEGGRAVAVEAETGGAVTTYPADEVISSMPITALLRAMDPPVPDEVRAAADDLHYRDFLTIALVVPAEDGFPDNWIYVHDPNVRLGRIQNFGSWSPYMVKDGRTCLGLEYFVFEGDDLWTSKDEDLVELGKRELAALGLVQPGRVESGYVVRMPKAYPVYDDRYRANVEVLRRWLEANAPNVHPVGRNGMHKYNNQDHSMYTAMLTVENILFDAGHEIWQVNVEAEYHEERAGEGPEDAGTGRDAPVIPRDVMARAAAERATRAPG